In one Sphingobacterium daejeonense genomic region, the following are encoded:
- a CDS encoding 5-formyltetrahydrofolate cyclo-ligase, which yields MKKAELRKIFKEKRNELTEGQVSAMDLLIFEELTSYDWSNITYLHCYLAIAKFKEFDTMPFIEWIWKNHPSIQIVISKSDFKTHLLQHYILDKDTILSHNSWGIPEPEGSIEVDPKEIDAVLAPLLIFDENGNRVGYGKGFYDRFFASCKPTVLRTGISYFEPIAQIDDINEWDIPISMVFTPMKTYFL from the coding sequence ATGAAAAAGGCAGAACTCAGGAAAATATTCAAGGAAAAGCGAAATGAACTTACAGAAGGGCAAGTCTCTGCTATGGACTTGTTGATCTTTGAAGAATTGACTTCCTATGATTGGTCCAACATCACATACCTGCATTGCTATCTTGCGATTGCCAAATTCAAGGAATTTGATACCATGCCATTTATTGAATGGATTTGGAAGAATCATCCATCCATTCAGATTGTTATATCCAAATCGGATTTCAAGACTCATCTGCTACAGCATTATATTCTGGATAAGGATACCATCCTAAGCCATAACTCGTGGGGTATTCCAGAGCCAGAAGGGTCAATCGAGGTAGACCCCAAAGAGATTGATGCTGTATTGGCCCCTCTTCTGATTTTTGACGAGAATGGAAATAGGGTTGGTTATGGCAAGGGTTTTTATGATCGTTTTTTTGCTTCCTGCAAACCTACAGTATTAAGGACTGGGATCTCATATTTCGAACCTATAGCACAGATAGACGATATCAATGAGTGGGATATTCCCATTTCAATGGTTTTTACCCCAATGAAAACATATTTCCTTTAA
- the efp gene encoding elongation factor P yields the protein MAKASDVKSGNILRFNGELVSVEDYIHRTPGNLRAFYQARMRNVKTGKLVEYRFRTDEEVEIARVETNDYQYLYEDGEFFVVMDNETYEQFNIPKVLFGDSARFLKEGMNVIVAFESEEAIMAQTPASVELEITYTEPAVKGDTSTNALKNATVETGVEIRVPLFINQGDRVKVDTRTGDYMERVK from the coding sequence ATGGCAAAGGCTTCAGACGTTAAAAGTGGAAATATACTTCGTTTCAATGGGGAATTAGTTTCGGTAGAGGATTATATTCACCGTACCCCTGGGAACTTACGTGCATTCTATCAAGCAAGAATGCGTAATGTTAAGACTGGAAAATTAGTAGAATATAGATTCAGGACAGATGAAGAGGTAGAAATTGCTCGCGTAGAGACCAATGACTACCAATATTTATATGAAGATGGTGAATTTTTCGTGGTTATGGACAACGAGACCTATGAGCAATTCAACATTCCAAAGGTTCTTTTTGGTGATTCAGCAAGGTTCTTGAAAGAAGGCATGAACGTAATCGTTGCTTTCGAAAGCGAAGAAGCTATCATGGCTCAAACACCTGCAAGTGTGGAATTGGAAATTACTTATACAGAACCAGCAGTAAAAGGAGATACATCTACCAATGCATTGAAAAATGCTACTGTTGAAACTGGAGTTGAGATCCGAGTTCCATTATTCATCAATCAAGGAGATAGAGTAAAAGTAGATACGCGCACAGGTGATTACATGGAGCGTGTTAAATAA
- a CDS encoding ABC transporter ATP-binding protein has protein sequence MKQRVKLVLACCSECQVLFLDEPTSNLDKEGEGWYLNLLESSKSDRILIVGSNQEHEYSFCDEYLQIMDYK, from the coding sequence ATGAAGCAAAGGGTGAAGCTTGTTCTGGCCTGTTGTTCTGAATGTCAAGTTTTGTTTTTGGATGAGCCGACGAGCAATTTGGACAAAGAAGGAGAGGGTTGGTATTTGAATCTTTTGGAAAGCAGCAAGAGTGATCGAATTTTGATTGTAGGTTCAAATCAAGAACATGAATACAGTTTTTGTGATGAATATCTACAAATAATGGACTATAAGTAA